TATAAATggtattcaaatattatttttaaagtagcattacatatcattttagattttttgtacttaacattttttttctgttttgtcatcATACATATCAATTTCTTTGAATCATCagagtgtttttcttttaaggcaTTGCCCCTAATACAATGTTAGCAAAAATATGCAGTGATAAGCATAAGCCAAATGGACAATACCAAATTCTCCCCAACAGACAAGCTGTGATGGACTTCATCAAGGATTTACCCATTAGAAAGgtgagatttttatataaaatttatcatctgtATGTGTATTCTGAATTCTGAAAAGATACTATGTAGGCTGATAGTAATTGTTGTTTgctgaaaagttttaaaacaatagGTAACAAGCAAGAACTATACTGGGAGATTGAATTTGGACTTGAAGAACTCTTTCTGTGAAGCCCCTACAAGTGAAGTTTAGGAGCTTATTTGCtagaaatttttaagaaagtaataGATGAGAGACTTTTAAGTGAACTCCTGCCAAggagaagggaaataaaaaagaatatttgtgaGAGTCCTTCAACTGTTTATCTCCATTCTAAAGTCCACATTGCTACCAGATTAATAGGCATGATACTTCAGAGAGATCtagaattttaattgtttttgacaaaaaataagccaaaatactttactttttttaaatggtaaaactATCCCTTAGGGGTTCCAGAAAAGGGTATCTTTAATAATTCTTCCTTATTATAACTTTTAGATTTCTCTGCATAtgtacacttttcttttttttttttttagacagagtctcactttgttgctggggctagagtgccgtggcgtcagcctagctcacagcaacctcaaactcctgggctcaagcaatcctactgcctcagcctcccgagtagctgggactacaggcatgcgccaccatgcctggctaattttttctatatatattagttggccaattaatttctttctatttataggagagatggggtctcactcttgctcaggctggtttcgaactcctaacctcgagcaatccgcccacctcggcctcccagagtgctagaattacaggcctgagccaccgtgcctggcctcttaatgccttttaaaattccGTGAAACTCTAGGAAATGTGGTCAAAAATACTTAAAGCAGTTTTCTTACATGACTTGGGAAGAAATTCACATTATTCATACCTTTTATTGATTATAAAAGGTACAATAAGATTTTAATCTCAATTcttaccttaatttaaaaatctattaatgataaatattgatttttttctaggtttCTGGAATAGGAAAAGTTACAGAGAAAATGTTAAAGGCTCTTGGAATTATTACGTGTACGGATCTCTACCAACAGAGGGCAttactttctctccttttctctgaaaCATCTTGGCATTATTTCCTTGATATCTCCCTGGGACTGGGTTCAACACACCTAGCAAGGTATCTATATGTATAGTCATTCCgcttttctttatcatttgcCGAAATACCAGTTTTAACTGTTGAAATGAGGCTATATGGATAACATGTTTTAAACTTCTTGTAGGCTAGTTTAATTCAGAATATAATGTTTGAATTAAAGTTAACAATTGGATGTGGGAGAAAATGAGAGGGAATCAAAAATCCTTCCTAGGTTGTTGGCTTCAGCTGTTGGGTAGAAGGACAGAAGGAATGATGGCTACTTTCTTTTCTGTCCCTGCTTTGTTGGCTTCAGCTGTTGGGTAGAAGGACAGAAGGAATGATGGCTACTTTCTTTTCTGTCCCTGCTTTGTGCTTTGTTCAGAATATTAAGAGAAATGCTGGTGGTCAGGTTgttgaggaaagaaagatggcTCATGTTCCATAATTCACCCTTTAAGCAAGGAGATTTAATGATTCCTTGAAAGCCTTAAAGAACTAactacatttgttttcttttccagatttataagtgactcattcattcactatTAAGTACTTTACTTTGTGtgaggcactgttctaggcactggggataatAACATTGAATAGGACAAAGTCCTGCTTTTATGGAGTTTACAGACCAGTATAAgagataaaaagtaaacaaataaaagaagaaagtaaaccACAGTGAGAGTGTACAAGATGACTTGGGGACATTCAGAGGCAGGGACCTGAAAGAGCCATCCATGCAAAGggtagaaaaagagagaacagcTAGAGGAGACGCCCTGAGTTTTATTCTCTTCCACTCTTTCATCCAGGTCTTAGAAAGAGGAACCCTAGAGATAGAAGGGTTAACTGTTAAGGGTTAGTAAAAAGAAgggaatttaaaaagaatggGAACCATGGAAGTCAACAAAGGgcaatatttttacaattttgttATCATCTTGTCAGCCCTGCCCTCTAATGACTTCTTTATATTCTTGTACTTAACTTAAAAGCCAACAATAAAATCACTGGGGATGCATATGAAATTGATTAACCAATTAAGCCTGCTAAATCTTACAGAGATTGCAAGGCTTGTactgcttttctcatttcttcctgcTCTTCATTCCTTTGAGTCCATAGTTAGATCTTAAGTGGACataatgaaagataaagatatCACAGCACTATAAATAATCTAGTATTTGAAGATAacaggaaataataaaactttaatccAAAAAGTatcctctttttatttccatagtgcttaaaacaacataattctgatataaaaaaaatagttctgatataaaataagatattaacCTGTGGTATTTAGAGGTAGGTAAAGCTTTTAGGTGAAATTTACaggtaatttataatataataatacaaaagaGCAGGCTGCCTTCCCCATATATATTCTCTGTTCCCCTACTCTACTTTGTTCTTTAATCTGAGTACTTCTCCCCTTCTACCATATTCCATATTtacttctatatttatttatctgtctttCTTCACTGGGATATAAGTTTCTTAAGGGCAGACACttggtttgttttgttcactactgTATCCCCAAGTTCTAGAAACAGTGCTTGAGTCATAATAAGTTcactaaatatttggaaaatgaataatgtatgtatcttttcatctttttggtTTCAGCTACTCCTATTAGAGCAGATAAAATCCAGCCAAACTAGTTGGTTCAGATTTCCAATCTTCATTCTATTGCTATGTACCAAATTCTGACTGAGGTTCTATAAAGTggtataaatgaataaagaataaagtataAGAGAGAAAAGTTAATGTACTAGGCCACAAACTAAATAActgatattaaatttttaatcctaTAACTATAAACTATCATACTACTAACTCCTATTGGTTTTGATAAGTTGTGGGTTTTGATATTCAGGCTTCTAATAGAAGGAATTTATATTATCTATCTATGTTCTTtgatgatagttttatttttagataaaaaaacctgtttttcatgatgtacaaattttaaaaagatgagatTTCTAAGGAGTAATTGACATGTTAAATCCTCTAAGTTAACTAAAAGGAACTCAGTCTTCTTTGAGAAAgacaaataaagacttttttttttcatttcaagggatggagagaggaaaaGTATGAGCGTTGAGAGGTAATGTTTTGTTACTTAATAGTTAATTATTCataattcatgttattttaaaatatttttaaattaacttttagtaaaatatcactgaaataaaagtatttgcaaatcactGTACCAATTTTCAGCTGTTCACACACCTGAAGTAAATACCCCAGTGCAATGCTTTAGCATTTTCAGTTGCTATACTCACAGTGGGGACCAGTATAAgagataaaaagtaaacaaataaataaactgcaGCTATTAActgcagctatttttttttatgttggttTTAATCCTTTTCAGTGAAAACCAAGCATTTTAGGGTTTCAAATCTTAATTTTTAGCTTGTTTATAAGAACAATTATATTGAGTATATTACTTGGGAAATTTAAGAAGTGACAGTGGGAATTCTTTCTGAAACTCTTCAAATATTGGTGAATGGAATAGAGGCatcaaatagtaaaatattactAATGAAAGAGAGCCTAGAGATGATCTAGTTTAGTAGTTTACAGTTTTGTTTGAAAGTCAAATAAAATCTTAGTGGAACCTTATTGTTTGAAAAGTTCCTCAGCTATCTCCTCAAAGCAGCAAAGTTCCATTGAGACACTTAAGAAACACTGACCTAGTACAAGGTTGtattcatatttcaaatatattatttgaagtCAGAAAGGTGAATGACTTCTACTAGACAACACAGTAAATGGCTTTGATAAAAATTGCTGTTTTAGGCTTTGACTTAAAAGCAatcaaaaggagagagaaaaaagaagcatCCAAAAATGAGATAGTATTGTCCtatttaatgaatgtttattccattttgtcttttgttattgAGACTATTACTTGATAATGTGGGCATATATCCTCTCCTTTCTGTAAACAGAGCGctctcctttgctttttaaaaattgcattagaACATGGAATTTGGTATGGGGTTGAGGGGAGGGAGATTGCAATTCCTATCACATGGAAAGAACTACCTTTTccaatatatatgtaaagaattctTATAATCAATAAGAAAGGGCTAGTAAAccaatagaaaatatgaacaaagacCTAAtcatttaacagaaaagaaaatacaaatggttCTCAAAACAAGTGAAAATATTCCCgttctcatttataatttaaaaaatacaaattgaaagttCTCTCAGATACCTTGGCTCATTAATCAGGTTGGCAAAGATTCTAAATTACTCTATTGGCAATACTGTGGAATCGAAAAAGGTATAAATTCTGGAGGCGGTATATTAGTTTCTTATTCCTGTTATAACAAATTATtgcaaatttagtggcttaaaacaacacaaatttattctcttatcaTTCGGAAGGTCAGAAGTCCTAAAATTAAGGTATTGGTAGGGCTGTAGAGGCTCTAggagaaaaatccatttttttttttttttttaccaaaaactTCTAGAGGCTCCCTGCATTCCTTGACTGGTGGCCTCagcatcttctctttctctgactctgactctcctgcctctttCTTAGGAAAGGACCCTAGGGATTACAATGGGCACACCTGGATACTTCATCATAATTttatcatatctgcaaagtcaTTTTTGCCATGCGAGTTACTAGGTTCACAGATTCCAAGGACGTGGATATCTTTGGGGACCAATATTTGGCCTATTACAGGGGCAAGAAATTTGGCACTATTAAAAGCACAGATACACATGTACTCTGATCCCATAATTCCTTTTCTAGGAATTCGTTCCACAAATGTAATCACATGTTGTTTCACAGGTATACAAGGTTATTCGTTGCATATTTTTATGATAGCAAAAGATTGAAATAACTTTAATATCCATGAATAGAGAACTGGTTAAATGACCTTACATTTTTAagttagaatattatggggctatataaaaatgaggaaattactTCCTCCTAGGGAACTCTCACCAAGATATTGAAAAAATCAAGATGCTTAACAATGTACCTAATATTCTActgtttatataaaaaatgaaaggaaaatgtttgcttatatttatatgaaatatctctGGAGGAATTCATAAGAATAAGAAGCTGTTGCCACTAGGAAAGAGAAATGAGTAGCTAGGGACAATGTTAGAAAGGGGACTCTTTACTGAGCAGTTACTTGCTGAGGGTTTTGTACTCATCACTCTGGTCTCTTCTTAGtgtattcttttatgttaatatcacctataaatttctttcaacacttgtagattaattcaaaatatctttaatCTTACTAGCCCTCCATTTTCGGTTGCCTATTAGACAACTCTGCCTAGGTACCATGAACCAAACCCTTAATTTATTTAAAGGTATTTCCCATCCAGAAAATCTATGTGCAATAATTGGAATAATGTTATCATCTGTACTTTCTTAAGACAATCTTCTGTAACAGGctttctctctctacacacacacatacgcacacacagacatatatatatacacacactaatatattttaagttctgGGGGCATTAACAATTATCTATTGgtgactttaattattttttttaatattgtagaGACAGCAAGAGCATAAAATTGCTCCTTTGTTAATCAGCTTACCTATCTAAATGCTTTTCTGTTATTTATGTAAATCTTAGATGTTTTTACTTGATTATATCGTAATTCAtctgaaaactttattttgtacTTCAGAAAATATAACTTAATGCTAGGCCGTAAAAACATACTATATCATTCCCAAATTATCCTGAAGTATATTTTACTTTGTGTATCAAAATCATTCTTGGTTTTCTAGGACATTCAGTGAGATAAGTAAAGCAGAAGAACAGTACAGCTTGTGCCAAGAACTTTGCAGTGAACTTGCTCAAGATCTACAGAAAGAAGGACTCAAGGTACTTTACTTTGATATGGTGTTcttagtttttaagttttttaataataaaatgctacCTTAAAGCAAGAGTTagagtactttttaaatttttaattattataggtacataatagttgtatatatttatagtatacatgtgatgttttgataccagcatacaatgtgaattaatcaaatcaggataattggggtgggtatccatcacctcaggcatttatctttcctttcttttaggaacattccaattccactcttttagttattttaaagtatactataAAGTATACTATAAATTATACCTAtgaatagctactgcactcccacctgggcaacatagtgagactccatctcttaaaaaaaaacaaacaaaaaacatagctATACTGGCATTAGAGAATAAGGCAAAGGGAAGGATTTCCAATCATcccttgatgtttttcttttttttttctttttccttctttattcctttcctgAGGAGGGCaagtatttttcttatgttaGACATTGACTTTTTAGAATAGGCATTTCATTTCAAGGCTTGAATTCAGGTTGCTTAACACATTGAGAAGAAAAGCCTGTAAGACTTTGACCtttctattttataatctttattcATAACAGTTCATATTTAGCATTTTCCCAGTACTTTGAAACCAGAGGTAGAGTTATTACGaagtgtaataaaaaaaatatttaaaaattactacatgggtacaaatatacagtttaatagaaaaaataagacttAGTGTTCAATAGATCAGTAAGGTGACTACAGTTTACAATAATCTGTTGTACATTTCAGAATAGCTATAAGAGAAATTTAAGATGATAGATATCCTAGGTATACTGAtctgatctttacaaattatatgaatgtattatcaCATATACCCATCTGTTatacatcaatttaaaaaattgttttaaaaaattactaactaCAAAAAAATGGGATATCTGATGAgtatttttctcataattcttcTATATCATAACTTGAGTAtaaagaaagttctttttttaaaaatattttaaataaacttaattttagaatcattttagacttccaaaaaagttgcaaaaataatagaGTTTCAGTATACCCATTATCCAGTTTCCtccattattaacatcttatattacCACAGTACATTTTTCCAAAGTAAGAAACTGAATAGCACATTGCTATTCACTAAACTTCAGACTTTATTTgggttttacttatttttccatgttatgTTCTGTTTCATAATATAAGGGACTACATTGCATTTATTTGTCATGCCTCCTCAGTTTCCTgtggtctgtgacagtttcttagtCTTCCCTTTTTTTCCATGACCTGACAGTCTTAAGTGGTACTGTCCAGAGGTCACATAGAATGTCCCAcaatctgggtttttttttatggttttctcatgattagatcagggttagggttgtaAAGACTACCATAAAGGTGAAGTACCTTTCTCCTTGTATCCTGTCAGGGGGCACATGATAGTCATATAACATCATGGATGATGTTAACCTTCATCACTTGAGTAAGGTAGTATTTGCTAGGCTTCTCCACTGAAAgtcactattttttcctttgtaattgaGTCAGTAAGTCTAACTCTCCTTCAAGTGAGGGAAGGTAGGAATTAAGTTCCACCTCCAGGAAATACTAAAATATGCATAgcataaaatttgtcattttaaccatttttaagtatacagttcaatggtattaaatattaatacattcacattattcttccaccatcaccaccatctatctctagaactttttcatcatccccaacTAAAACTTTGTACCCATAAAACACTAGTTGTAAAGGGAGTTATTACATGTAAATTGTTTAGCATAGTGTCTAGCATGTAgtaggcacacaataaatatgAGCTATCCATAGGACCTTTTcacctttagattttttttttccttactttttagGTCCTGAATTAACCTCTAAAAAGAgattcaataaaaagaaaaatgatcagtTAACTTTGCCTTTATATGAAggtcttttataaaaattcagtTGGGAAGGGGAGTAATAATTATTGCTAAAATAGGATTTTAGCTTACTTGTAGATTATAATTACTTATAACAGTTTTATCAccatgttttataaataattgatATGCTTCCATATTCTTATATGTACATAAGAGACCTTTCTGAATGTTTCTAActataaataacttttttctagaaattagaaagccataaataataatgtattctaTATGTTATAGGGTAGAACTGTTACCATTAAGCTAAAGAATGtgaattttgaagtaaaaacccGTGCATCTACAGTTTCATCTGTTGTTTCTACTGCACAAGAAATATTTGCTATTGCTAAGGagttactaaaaacagaaattgacGCTGATTTTCCACATCCCTTGAGATTAAGACTTATGGgtatgacttttcttctttttccttaaatttgCTAAATTTTCCCAAATAATCAACTTTGGAAATACAGATAGTCCCTTACTTAATGATGATTCAACTCACAACTTTTTGACTTTGCCATGGTGCAAAAACAATATGCATTCAGTATACTGTTAACTTACAATCAGATTGTGctccaataaacccatcataaattggaaatattacaaattaacaaacaatattttcaatttacgaTGGATTTATCAGGGCACAACCCCTTTGTAAGTCAAGGACCACCTGTATTCTcaccttcattttatttcttaaacctGTTTAGGAAGTTCTTACTGTGCTGCTGCAATTTATCTTAATTCTTAGAACCTGACATATGTGAAGACATGGTCATTAGTTTAATTCCAGGAAGAACCaattaaaattgttcttttctttattaatggAATTATTGAGCCTAGgtacatttcaaaattcaaaacttttcatattttaggaAGCAAATTGAGTGCAAGTAAAGTATCTTTTGTATTATTCCTTTGGGGATCTGGGACAAACAAACACATTAATATTActgtagcaaaataaaaaaaattcataaactgTAAAGACTAAATAGCCTTGCATTAATTCACTCATCAGCTATGACCTGTTGCATAAAATTTTTGGAACTTTCTGGATTTCAGAATTACAGATAAGGAATTGTGATGCTATGAAACCACATTTCCACTTACTACATAGTAAAAAACGAACAAGCCATGTTTCCGAAATAAACTGAGTCAGAGTATGTGTATGGATCAGCACTCCAAATGCCCACTTTACTAGTGATAGTGGTTCATTagtcatattttcatatatgaaagGTACAGCACACACTGAAATTGATTGAATGAAGTGTTAATTATAAGAGCCAAAGAGCAGATGTCTATAGAAGCAtcattcataattaccaaaatttggaagcaaccaagatgtccttcagtaagtgaatggataaactgtggcaCATCTAGACAGTGCAATAATATTCAACACATAAcagaaatgagctattaagccatgaaaagacataaaggaaacttaaatgcaatattgttaagtgaaagaaaccaatctgaaaaggctctatactatatgattccaactatatgtcattctggaaaacacaaattagggagacaataaaaagatcagtggttgtcagggtaAAGGGGACAGAGGGATGAATAGGCAAATCACAGAGGAATTTTAGGGCAAttaaactattctgtatgattatgtaatggtagatacatgtcattataaatttgtgTCTAAGCCCATAGAACATACCATACCAAGAGTTAACCCTAAGGTAAACTATGGGGTTCGGGTGATAATGTGTCAATATAGGTTCatcattgtaacaaatgtaccaatCTGGTGCAGGATGTTGATGGGAGGTGGCGGGAGGCTGTACATGTGTCCAGGCAAGGGATATATGGGAATTCTGtcccttctgctcaatttttctgagAACCTAAAActcctctaaaaaaataaagtctgtaaaaaaaaaaaaaaaaaaaaaaagagctaaagaaTCTGTATAGTGGATTCCAATTAGTTATTACTTAGTATTTAATGTTATTATGTATCAGATATTAATTGAAAGTCCTATATAATCAACTCTGATGGATAGTTCATATTTAATgatatcctttttccttttctaaaggaAAGTAAATTTACACTCATAATACCAGCTATAAAAAAGCATcttttaggccaggtgtggtggctcacgcctgtaatcctagcactttgggaggccgaggcgagcggattgctcaaggtcaggagttccaaaccagcctgagcgagaccccgtctctaccaaaaatagaaataaattaattgaccaactaaaaatatatatatacaaaaaattagccgggcatggtggcgcatgcctgtagtcccagctactcgggaggctgaggcagtaggatcgctgagccctggagattgaagttgctgtgagccaggctgacaccacagcactcactctagcctgggcaacaaagtgagactctgtctcacaaaaaaaaaaaaaaaaaaaaagcatcttttaatttagaaaatatatccagccttgtttattgtttatttagtTTATAATAGTTTATTTAGTTACTCTCTAACTAGCCTTTTGTGTATATCACAACAGTACTATGCAGAATGTTTTTATGCATTGTGAGTGAATTGGCTTTGTTGgatttaaaattaattgtggtTGGTTTAATTTAGGTGTtcggatatctagttttcccaatgAAGAAGACAAGAAACACCAACAAAAGAGTATTATTGGCTTCTTACAGGCTGGAAACCAATCCCTGTCAGCCACTGACTGTATacaagagaaaactgagaaagatCAGTTTGTAAAACCTCTAGAAATGTCTCAAAAGAAGAGTTTCTTTGATAACAAACGATCAGAAAAGAAGTGGAGCCACAAAGACACATTTAAATGTGAAACTGTGAATAAACAAAGTTTACAGACATCACAGCCATTCCAAGTTTTAAAGACAAAGACGAGTGAGAATTTagaaacatcagagaattcaGATAAACGTCAGATATTTACCTGTCCTGTTTGCTTTAGGGAGCAAGGACACATTAGTCTGGAAGCCTTTAATAAACATGTAGATGCATGTCTTGATGGACCTTCAATCAGTGAAAACTCTAAAATGTCCTCATATTCACATGCTTCCTCTACTGAAGTtaacaaggaagaaaatgtacattattctTTTTCACTATGTGAGAAGCAAAATTATGAAGCCCATCCGAAAAACATAGAAATCACTTCAGTAGACTATGGAGATTTGGTGGGTACTATAGATAGTTCATCTAAAACAGAAAGTGTAGATACTTTAAGTTATAAGCACAGCAAGGAGGAATATTCTAGTCTCCCAAGCAAATCTTTTAATATTGAAAACTGTCATCAGAATTCTTATACTGTTTCATTGGAAAATGAAGATGTTGAGTTATTAAATAGGCAAGAATCCCACCAGCCTTATTTATATGAAGTAATAACAGGCCAAACTCTAGTTTGTCCTGTTTGTAACCTAGAACAAAAGACTTCAGATCTTACCCTGTTCAATGTACATGTGGATGTTTGCTTAAATAAAGGTATTATCCAAGAACTGAGAAAGGATAAAGTTAATCCAGTTaatcaacaaaaagaaagctCCAGAAGTACTGGTGAGTTTGTAGTCATTTTAAAGAACTTGattttctaggaatatattttattaaaattagtaaGATTATTGTTAAACCTGAAATACATACTAATACAAGGGTAGT
The Microcebus murinus isolate Inina chromosome 11, M.murinus_Inina_mat1.0, whole genome shotgun sequence genome window above contains:
- the POLK gene encoding DNA polymerase kappa isoform X1; translation: MDSTKEKYDNHKDDLLLRMGLNDNKAGMEGLDKEKINKIIMDATKGSRFYENELKKEKQVNQRIENMMQQKAQITSQQLRKAQAQVDRFVTELEQSRNLNNTIIHIDMDAFYAAVEMRDNPELKDKPIAVGSVSMLSTSNYHARRFGVRAAMPGFIAKRLCPQLIIVPPNFDKYRAVSKEVKEILADYDPNFMAMSLDEAYLNITKHLEERQNWPEDKRRYFVKTRNSVENDKPGEEVNQLNEHERSISPLLFEESPPDLQLSGNPFQVNFEEQNNPQILQNSVVFGTSAEEVVKEIRFRIEQKTTLTASAGIAPNTMLAKICSDKHKPNGQYQILPNRQAVMDFIKDLPIRKVSGIGKVTEKMLKALGIITCTDLYQQRALLSLLFSETSWHYFLDISLGLGSTHLARDGERKSMSVERTFSEISKAEEQYSLCQELCSELAQDLQKEGLKGRTVTIKLKNVNFEVKTRASTVSSVVSTAQEIFAIAKELLKTEIDADFPHPLRLRLMGVRISSFPNEEDKKHQQKSIIGFLQAGNQSLSATDCIQEKTEKDQFVKPLEMSQKKSFFDNKRSEKKWSHKDTFKCETVNKQSLQTSQPFQVLKTKTSENLETSENSDKRQIFTCPVCFREQGHISLEAFNKHVDACLDGPSISENSKMSSYSHASSTEVNKEENVHYSFSLCEKQNYEAHPKNIEITSVDYGDLVGTIDSSSKTESVDTLSYKHSKEEYSSLPSKSFNIENCHQNSYTVSLENEDVELLNRQESHQPYLYEVITGQTLVCPVCNLEQKTSDLTLFNVHVDVCLNKGIIQELRKDKVNPVNQQKESSRSTGNSSRIQTTVTRTKRPGLMTKHSASKKIKPTNSKHTLDTFFK